Proteins encoded in a region of the Haloglomus salinum genome:
- a CDS encoding acyl-CoA carboxylase subunit beta, with product MEITIEDETDEEIAQAIATAVSEHLGVPVELRDRGGGDLAAAGENWDEEAAVVTEREERIREEIENIMSGGPDRGFDKIDELGKVFVRDRLNMIFDRIEYEDGTFARHTDDDDLPGDGLLTGIGTIDGRKVAFTANDYTVKAGSLGQMGVEKVIRIQERAMDLDIPMLRLVDSTGARLNADEREPGDTHMDRYRGGKMFYNQCIMSGQIPQIGVLYGPDVAGSAYTPVFCDYLIMVEDISGMAIASPRIVRAMTGENVSGMQELGGPHLHAQHSGSCDIVVPDEETAAEKVKDVLGLIPQNYAEQPPQVPGQPPKKNPKGLDQVIPDEPNKAYDVHDVIDRVVDRDSFLELKPDFRPELVTGLGRIDGRTVGIVANQPNHVSGAIFPDSADKGAGFVWTCDAYNIPLVYLCDTPGYMIGSAVEKEGVLRKGRKFIYATSNAQVPKFCVITRKAYGAGIYAMAGPSFGPDATLALPSAEISVMGPDAAVNALFADTIEDMEGDAKDAFIESAKEEFDKYIDIRAQASQMEVDELLPAGDLRKQLERRLDTYCGNKRREERPRHHGTVFF from the coding sequence ATGGAGATAACCATCGAGGACGAGACGGACGAGGAGATCGCACAGGCCATCGCGACGGCCGTCTCCGAGCATCTCGGGGTCCCCGTCGAACTGCGGGACCGCGGCGGGGGCGACCTGGCAGCCGCGGGCGAGAACTGGGACGAGGAGGCGGCCGTCGTCACGGAGCGCGAGGAACGCATCCGCGAGGAGATCGAGAACATCATGTCCGGCGGCCCGGACCGCGGCTTCGACAAGATCGACGAACTGGGCAAGGTGTTCGTCCGGGACCGCCTGAACATGATCTTCGACCGCATCGAGTACGAGGACGGCACCTTCGCGCGCCACACCGACGACGACGACCTGCCCGGCGACGGCCTCCTCACGGGCATCGGCACCATCGACGGCCGGAAGGTCGCGTTCACGGCCAACGACTACACCGTCAAGGCCGGCTCGCTCGGGCAGATGGGCGTCGAGAAGGTCATCCGCATCCAGGAGCGCGCGATGGACCTGGACATCCCGATGCTTCGGCTGGTCGACTCGACGGGTGCCCGGCTCAACGCTGACGAGCGCGAACCCGGTGACACCCACATGGACCGCTACCGGGGCGGGAAGATGTTCTACAACCAGTGTATCATGTCCGGGCAGATTCCGCAGATCGGCGTCCTCTACGGCCCGGACGTTGCGGGCTCGGCCTACACCCCGGTCTTCTGTGACTACCTCATCATGGTCGAGGACATCTCCGGGATGGCCATCGCCTCGCCGCGCATCGTCCGCGCGATGACCGGCGAGAACGTCTCCGGGATGCAGGAACTCGGCGGTCCCCACCTCCACGCCCAGCACTCCGGGTCCTGCGACATCGTCGTCCCCGACGAGGAGACGGCGGCGGAGAAAGTCAAGGACGTGCTGGGGCTCATCCCGCAGAACTACGCCGAGCAGCCCCCGCAGGTGCCCGGTCAGCCGCCGAAGAAGAACCCGAAGGGCCTCGACCAGGTCATCCCGGACGAACCGAACAAGGCCTACGACGTCCACGATGTCATCGACCGGGTCGTCGACCGCGACTCCTTCCTCGAACTGAAGCCCGACTTCCGGCCGGAACTCGTCACCGGTCTCGGCCGCATCGACGGCCGCACCGTCGGTATCGTCGCCAACCAGCCCAACCACGTCTCCGGCGCCATCTTTCCGGACTCGGCGGACAAGGGTGCGGGCTTCGTCTGGACCTGTGACGCCTACAACATCCCCCTGGTCTACCTCTGTGACACGCCGGGCTACATGATCGGCTCGGCCGTCGAGAAGGAGGGCGTCCTCCGCAAGGGCCGGAAGTTCATCTACGCCACCTCCAACGCACAGGTCCCGAAGTTCTGTGTCATCACGCGGAAGGCGTACGGTGCCGGTATCTACGCGATGGCTGGCCCCTCGTTCGGCCCGGACGCGACGCTGGCGCTCCCCTCGGCCGAAATCAGTGTCATGGGACCCGACGCGGCCGTCAACGCCCTGTTCGCCGACACCATCGAGGACATGGAGGGCGATGCGAAGGACGCCTTCATCGAATCGGCCAAAGAGGAGTTCGACAAGTACATCGACATCCGCGCGCAGGCCAGTCAGATGGAGGTCGACGAACTCCTCCCGGCCGGTGACCTCCGCAAGCAGCTCGAACGACGACTCGACACCTACTGTGGCAACAAGCGCCGCGAGGAACGGCCGCGACACCACGGGACCGTCTTCTTCTAA
- the mce gene encoding methylmalonyl-CoA epimerase — protein sequence MHIDHAGIATNDAVGLADLYVALLGCEPVHSETFDGMDVHFLDCGNGYLELLEPVEEEGAIARYLENNGPGIQHLAFATDDAAAALDRARGLDIECIDEEPREGAWGHEVAFLHPRDTGGVLVEFVEH from the coding sequence ATGCATATCGACCACGCCGGTATCGCGACCAACGACGCTGTCGGGCTCGCCGACCTGTACGTCGCCCTGCTCGGATGCGAGCCGGTCCACAGCGAGACGTTCGACGGGATGGATGTCCACTTCCTCGACTGCGGGAACGGCTACCTCGAACTGCTGGAACCGGTCGAGGAGGAGGGTGCCATCGCGCGCTACCTGGAGAACAACGGGCCGGGCATCCAGCACCTCGCGTTCGCCACCGACGACGCCGCCGCAGCGCTGGACCGCGCGCGCGGGCTGGACATCGAGTGCATCGACGAGGAGCCCAGAGAGGGTGCGTGGGGCCACGAGGTCGCCTTCCTCCATCCCCGGGACACGGGCGGCGTGCTGGTGGAGTTCGTCGAGCACTGA
- a CDS encoding AMP-binding protein produces the protein MAPDTTLEETDRVVYEPPEGYVEETNAYEFAQQHGYDSLDDLIAASADDVEWFWDALPEHLGVEWYEEYDTVRDDSDGPQFTEWYPGGSINVAHNTVDRWAELDAPERNRVAITWEGEDGEVRETTYHELARQSNQVANCLRERGIEKGDTVGLYMPMVPEVASIMYGIFMAGAIAVPIFSGFGVDATATRIEDPEVDLLFTADGFYRRGSEVGLKDPADEAIEAADTDVGSVVVYRRFDESDPPMTDGRDEFWSDAVESQDDQFDTVETDAQDECMLLYSSGTTGKPKGIVHTHAGAQMQAAKEIYFGFDHQDSDRFFWVSDIGWMMGPWTLIGNHTFAGNIFMYEGAPDHPEPDRFWEMIDRHDLTVFGISPTAIRALRKKGDEWVEDHDLSSLRLLGSTGEPWDPESWLWFHEHVGGGECPIINISGGTEIFGCFLMPLPGQSLKPCTLGSPGLGMDIDIVNAKGESIRDSHERGYLVARDSCPSMTKSLWSGDERYLEEYWSRFDDMWDHGDWAQEDEDGFWFLHGRADDALNVAGRKVGPAEVEGALIDHDAVNAAAAIGVPDDTTGTAVVTFAQLEAGYEESDDLREELRDHVGEELGKPFRPRELLFVDDFPMTQSGKIVRRVIQATHVGEDLGDLSSIENPGAIEEIEDAR, from the coding sequence ATGGCGCCCGACACCACACTGGAGGAAACCGACCGGGTGGTCTACGAACCACCCGAGGGGTACGTCGAGGAGACGAACGCCTACGAGTTCGCACAGCAACACGGCTACGATTCGCTCGACGACCTCATCGCGGCCTCGGCCGACGACGTGGAGTGGTTCTGGGACGCGCTCCCGGAGCATCTCGGCGTCGAGTGGTACGAGGAGTACGACACCGTGCGCGACGACAGCGACGGCCCACAGTTCACGGAGTGGTACCCCGGTGGGTCCATCAACGTCGCGCACAACACCGTGGACCGCTGGGCCGAACTCGACGCGCCCGAGCGCAACCGTGTCGCCATCACCTGGGAGGGCGAGGACGGCGAGGTCCGCGAGACGACCTACCACGAACTCGCGCGCCAGTCCAACCAGGTGGCCAACTGCCTCCGCGAGCGTGGCATCGAGAAAGGCGATACGGTGGGTCTGTACATGCCGATGGTGCCGGAGGTGGCCAGCATCATGTACGGCATCTTCATGGCCGGCGCCATCGCGGTGCCCATCTTCTCGGGCTTCGGCGTCGACGCCACCGCTACCCGTATCGAGGACCCCGAGGTCGACCTCCTGTTCACGGCTGACGGGTTCTACCGGCGCGGGAGCGAGGTCGGCCTGAAGGACCCGGCCGACGAGGCCATCGAGGCGGCCGACACCGACGTGGGCAGCGTCGTCGTCTACCGGCGCTTCGACGAGTCGGACCCACCGATGACCGACGGCCGCGACGAGTTCTGGAGCGACGCCGTCGAGAGCCAGGACGACCAGTTCGACACCGTCGAGACCGACGCCCAGGACGAGTGCATGCTCCTGTACTCGTCGGGAACCACGGGCAAGCCGAAGGGCATCGTCCACACGCACGCCGGCGCGCAGATGCAGGCGGCGAAGGAGATTTACTTCGGCTTCGACCACCAGGACTCGGACCGCTTCTTCTGGGTCAGCGACATCGGCTGGATGATGGGCCCGTGGACCCTCATCGGGAACCACACGTTCGCCGGGAACATCTTCATGTACGAGGGCGCGCCGGACCATCCCGAACCCGACCGCTTCTGGGAGATGATAGACCGGCACGACCTCACCGTCTTCGGCATCTCGCCGACGGCCATCCGCGCGCTCCGCAAGAAGGGCGACGAGTGGGTCGAGGACCACGACCTCTCCTCGCTCCGTCTGCTCGGCTCGACCGGCGAACCCTGGGACCCCGAGTCCTGGCTCTGGTTCCACGAGCACGTCGGCGGCGGGGAGTGCCCCATCATCAACATCTCCGGCGGCACGGAGATATTCGGCTGCTTCCTGATGCCGTTGCCCGGTCAGTCGCTCAAGCCCTGTACGCTGGGCTCGCCGGGGCTGGGGATGGATATCGACATCGTGAACGCGAAAGGCGAGTCCATCCGCGACAGCCACGAACGGGGCTACCTCGTCGCGCGCGATTCGTGCCCCTCGATGACCAAATCGCTCTGGTCGGGCGACGAGCGCTACCTCGAGGAGTACTGGAGTCGATTCGACGATATGTGGGACCACGGCGACTGGGCCCAGGAGGACGAGGACGGCTTCTGGTTCCTCCACGGCCGTGCGGACGACGCGCTCAACGTGGCCGGCCGGAAGGTCGGCCCCGCCGAGGTGGAGGGCGCGCTCATCGACCACGACGCCGTCAACGCCGCCGCCGCCATCGGCGTCCCCGACGACACGACCGGCACCGCGGTCGTGACGTTCGCCCAGCTCGAAGCCGGCTACGAGGAGTCCGACGACCTTCGCGAGGAGCTGCGCGACCACGTCGGCGAGGAGCTGGGCAAGCCGTTCCGCCCCCGCGAACTCCTGTTCGTCGACGACTTCCCGATGACCCAGTCCGGGAAGATCGTCCGTCGCGTCATCCAGGCCACCCACGTCGGTGAGGACCTCGGTGACCTCTCCTCCATCGAGAACCCCGGGGCTATCGAGGAGATAGAGGACGCGCGGTAG
- a CDS encoding NADPH-dependent FMN reductase — MSQQPHVVGIAGSLRDASYTRLSVERALRAADRSGATTELLDLREFDLPVYDGDADEPGDAAVFTAEVRRADAVVLGTPAYHGSYSGVLKNALDYCGFDEFEDTTVGLLCVAGGSFPTSPLEHLRSVCRALNAWVVPHQAALPRVSSKYEDGELVDEGLAERVDVLGKRVVQYATIEPDPRTVEAVENVGAGD, encoded by the coding sequence ATGAGTCAGCAGCCACACGTCGTCGGCATCGCCGGGAGCCTCCGGGACGCGAGTTACACCCGTCTGTCGGTCGAGCGCGCCCTCCGCGCGGCCGACCGGTCGGGCGCGACCACGGAACTCCTCGACCTCCGCGAGTTCGACCTGCCGGTGTACGACGGGGACGCGGACGAACCGGGCGACGCCGCGGTGTTCACCGCCGAGGTCCGGCGGGCCGACGCGGTCGTCCTCGGGACCCCCGCCTACCACGGGTCGTACTCCGGCGTCCTGAAGAACGCACTCGACTACTGCGGGTTCGACGAGTTCGAGGACACGACCGTCGGCCTGCTCTGTGTCGCGGGTGGCTCGTTCCCCACCTCGCCGCTGGAGCACCTCCGGTCGGTCTGCCGGGCGCTCAACGCGTGGGTCGTCCCCCACCAGGCGGCGCTCCCCCGCGTCTCCAGCAAGTACGAGGACGGTGAACTGGTCGACGAGGGACTCGCCGAGCGCGTGGACGTCCTCGGGAAGCGGGTGGTCCAGTACGCCACCATCGAGCCGGACCCACGGACGGTCGAGGCAGTCGAGAACGTCGGCGCGGGTGACTGA
- a CDS encoding MFS transporter codes for MAFSTRPSLGPESYRWGVLGVAFLVHATCIALIWQAVPPLKQAMAPTLGTEWGAVVVVYAAFSFGMMLTQLPGGTLGDKYPLRYVVGAGAVFAGVATAIRALAPTLTGQVVLSLVATIGMGLVNPNLIKIVTEWFPPEQLGLGQGLLMSGNTLASGLAFSLSAGVILGAVGSWQYVFVLYGGLTVVAGLLWLLTVRSPRDTERPTNPETGLPFQTDSGVPLRESLSAVARSPSTPWVVLLSILSFWAIIGSLSVLPEFADAMAFDVPELILGTPLFLATLGALTLPVLSDRFGRGPILRVGVVGLATGILLTGFAPSLPVFVLGMVVAGLFGGGLNAMFYLLPGALADIDNAHVGTMAGVILSLGQIGATVASVLGAQVLEHADFIPGVPAVAESAMTVAIPVLLGLLCVGRLRLQEAVLDEDGTDAAVDEDAAVEG; via the coding sequence ATGGCATTCTCCACGCGGCCGAGCCTGGGTCCCGAATCGTACCGGTGGGGTGTCCTCGGGGTCGCCTTCCTCGTCCACGCGACCTGTATCGCACTCATCTGGCAGGCCGTCCCGCCGCTGAAGCAGGCGATGGCGCCCACGCTCGGAACGGAGTGGGGGGCCGTCGTCGTCGTGTACGCCGCCTTCAGTTTCGGGATGATGCTGACCCAGTTGCCCGGCGGCACGCTGGGTGACAAGTACCCGCTCCGGTACGTGGTCGGGGCCGGAGCCGTCTTCGCTGGCGTCGCCACGGCCATCCGCGCGCTCGCCCCGACACTGACGGGGCAGGTCGTGCTCAGCCTCGTCGCCACCATCGGGATGGGCCTGGTCAACCCGAACCTCATCAAAATCGTGACCGAGTGGTTCCCGCCGGAGCAGCTCGGGCTCGGGCAGGGTCTCCTCATGTCGGGCAACACGCTCGCCTCCGGCCTCGCGTTCTCGCTGTCGGCCGGCGTCATCCTCGGCGCGGTCGGGTCGTGGCAGTACGTCTTCGTCCTCTACGGCGGCCTCACGGTCGTCGCCGGCCTCCTCTGGTTGCTCACGGTGCGCTCGCCGCGCGACACCGAGCGCCCCACGAACCCCGAGACGGGGCTGCCGTTCCAGACCGACAGCGGCGTCCCCCTGCGCGAGTCGCTGAGTGCCGTGGCTCGCTCCCCCTCGACGCCGTGGGTCGTCCTCCTCTCCATCCTCTCGTTCTGGGCCATCATCGGCTCGCTCTCGGTCCTCCCGGAGTTCGCCGACGCGATGGCGTTCGACGTGCCCGAACTCATCCTCGGGACGCCGCTGTTCCTCGCGACGCTAGGTGCGCTCACGCTCCCGGTCCTGTCGGACCGCTTCGGCCGCGGCCCGATTCTCCGGGTCGGTGTCGTCGGCCTCGCGACGGGCATCCTGCTCACCGGCTTCGCGCCGTCGCTCCCCGTCTTCGTCCTCGGGATGGTCGTCGCGGGGCTGTTCGGCGGCGGCCTCAACGCCATGTTCTACCTCCTCCCCGGCGCGCTCGCGGACATCGACAACGCCCACGTCGGGACGATGGCCGGCGTCATCCTCTCGCTCGGACAGATCGGCGCCACCGTCGCCTCGGTCCTCGGCGCGCAGGTGCTGGAGCACGCGGACTTCATCCCCGGCGTCCCCGCGGTCGCCGAGTCCGCGATGACGGTCGCTATCCCGGTCCTGCTGGGGCTGCTGTGCGTGGGTCGCCTCCGGCTGCAGGAGGCCGTACTGGACGAGGACGGCACCGACGCGGCCGTCGACGAGGACGCCGCCGTCGAGGGGTAG
- a CDS encoding acyl-CoA mutase large subunit family protein, translating into MFDEEDLEAIQKGHEEWKEETYGSTVDRFGERKETFTTDTGGTEVDPLYTPADVADLDYEEDLGNPAEAPYTRGVYSTMYRGRLWTMRQYAGMGTARETNERFHYLMDEGQTGLSMAFDLPTQMGYDSDAAMAEGEVGKSGVAIDSLDDFETVFDGIPLDEVSTSMTINAPASVLLAMYIAVGDKQGVPREELRGTIQNDVLKEYIARNTFIYPPEPSMRLITDIFEFCAEEVPNFNTISISGYHIREAGSTAAQEIAFTLGDGIEYVEAAVEAGQDVDEFAPQLSFFFASYNNILEEVAKFRAARRMWYKIMEERFDADTEASKQLKFHTQTAGSTLTAQQIENNVVRVAYQALAAVLGGTQSLHTNGKDEALSLPTEKSVRTALRTQQILAHESGAADTIDPLAGSYYVESLTDELEQEAFDLLDEVDERGGMRQAVEAGWVQRQIQDTAFERQREIEAGERTIVGVNEYRVEDEEKSEDIEQVSEEDQERQRRNVQQLREERDDAAVEDALNDLRTACEGDENVMPYIVTAVKAYATTGEICDAMRDVFGEYRGATV; encoded by the coding sequence ATGTTCGACGAGGAGGACCTCGAAGCGATTCAGAAGGGCCACGAGGAGTGGAAGGAGGAGACGTACGGCTCGACGGTCGACCGCTTCGGGGAGCGCAAGGAGACGTTCACCACCGATACCGGCGGGACCGAGGTGGACCCGCTGTACACGCCCGCCGATGTTGCCGACCTCGACTACGAGGAGGACCTGGGCAACCCGGCCGAGGCGCCGTACACTCGTGGCGTCTACTCGACGATGTACCGCGGGCGCCTGTGGACCATGCGCCAGTACGCCGGGATGGGGACAGCCCGGGAGACCAACGAGCGGTTCCACTACCTCATGGACGAGGGGCAGACCGGCCTCTCGATGGCGTTCGACCTGCCGACCCAGATGGGATACGATTCGGACGCGGCGATGGCGGAGGGCGAGGTCGGGAAGTCGGGCGTCGCCATCGACTCGCTCGACGACTTCGAGACCGTCTTCGACGGCATCCCGCTCGACGAGGTCTCCACGAGCATGACCATCAACGCGCCCGCGTCGGTCCTGCTCGCGATGTACATCGCCGTCGGGGACAAGCAGGGCGTGCCGCGCGAGGAGCTCCGCGGGACCATCCAGAACGACGTGCTCAAGGAGTACATCGCGCGCAACACCTTCATCTACCCGCCGGAGCCGTCGATGCGACTCATCACGGATATCTTCGAGTTCTGCGCCGAGGAGGTCCCCAACTTCAACACCATCTCCATCTCGGGGTACCACATCCGCGAGGCCGGCTCCACGGCCGCCCAGGAGATCGCCTTCACGCTCGGCGACGGTATCGAGTACGTCGAGGCCGCGGTGGAGGCCGGGCAGGATGTCGACGAGTTCGCCCCGCAGCTCTCCTTCTTCTTCGCCTCCTACAACAACATCCTCGAGGAGGTCGCGAAGTTCCGGGCCGCCCGCCGGATGTGGTACAAGATCATGGAGGAACGGTTCGACGCCGACACGGAGGCCTCGAAGCAACTCAAGTTCCACACCCAGACCGCCGGGTCGACGCTCACCGCTCAGCAGATCGAGAACAACGTCGTCCGCGTGGCGTACCAGGCGCTCGCGGCCGTCCTCGGTGGGACCCAGAGCCTCCACACCAACGGGAAGGACGAGGCGCTCTCGCTCCCGACCGAAAAGTCCGTCCGGACGGCGCTACGGACCCAGCAGATTCTCGCCCACGAATCGGGCGCCGCGGACACCATCGACCCGCTCGCCGGGTCGTACTACGTGGAGTCGCTGACGGACGAACTCGAGCAGGAGGCGTTCGACCTGCTCGACGAGGTCGACGAGCGCGGCGGCATGCGCCAGGCCGTCGAGGCCGGCTGGGTCCAGCGGCAGATTCAGGACACCGCCTTCGAGCGCCAGCGCGAGATCGAGGCCGGCGAGCGGACCATCGTCGGCGTCAACGAGTACCGGGTCGAGGACGAGGAGAAATCCGAGGACATCGAGCAGGTCTCGGAAGAGGACCAGGAGCGCCAGCGTCGGAACGTCCAGCAGCTCCGCGAAGAGCGCGACGACGCAGCCGTCGAGGACGCACTGAACGACCTTCGCACGGCCTGCGAGGGCGATGAGAACGTGATGCCGTACATCGTGACGGCGGTGAAGGCGTACGCGACGACGGGCGAGATCTGCGATGCCATGCGCGACGTGTTCGGAGAGTACCGCGGCGCAACGGTCTGA
- a CDS encoding GNAT family N-acetyltransferase, with product MYVRDARNRDEAWLLDGIEAMGLDETAFRSRDYVIAVDDESDTRAGFGRLRYHPTPSDPEVAELTSIGVMDGWRNQGVGAHVIERLVDTAEMEGFDRVYSLTSQHEYLSQFGFRPVETEDLPDLLRDRLEAKREELDPEAIPMAIDPDRFRMPDELRERFKQAAEAVDEPEEPEETAEDFGIDPDEATYKYDTGS from the coding sequence ATGTACGTTCGGGACGCGCGCAACCGGGACGAGGCGTGGCTGCTGGACGGAATCGAGGCTATGGGGCTCGACGAGACCGCGTTCCGGTCACGGGACTACGTCATCGCGGTCGACGACGAGTCCGACACGCGAGCCGGGTTCGGGCGCCTGCGCTACCACCCGACCCCGAGCGACCCGGAGGTAGCCGAACTGACCAGTATCGGCGTGATGGACGGCTGGCGGAACCAGGGTGTCGGTGCCCACGTCATCGAGCGCCTCGTCGACACCGCGGAGATGGAGGGGTTCGACCGGGTGTACTCGCTGACCTCCCAGCACGAGTACCTCTCGCAGTTCGGCTTCCGCCCCGTCGAGACCGAGGACCTGCCCGACCTGCTCCGGGACCGACTCGAGGCCAAGCGCGAGGAACTCGACCCCGAGGCCATCCCGATGGCCATCGACCCCGACCGGTTCCGGATGCCCGACGAACTGCGCGAGCGGTTCAAGCAGGCCGCCGAAGCCGTCGACGAACCGGAGGAACCGGAGGAGACCGCCGAGGACTTCGGCATCGACCCGGACGAGGCCACCTACAAGTACGACACCGGCTCGTAG
- a CDS encoding bifunctional metallophosphatase/5'-nucleotidase gives MTGPRLLHYSDIENAYDTPERIGRLAGTLRERRAADPESALVCGTGDNVAPGVLALTTKGGQALDFFGAVGTDVETFGNHDFDFGPERTRELVAESPQQWVTANVEEAGSRFAAEHTLPWTVRAAGGATVGFVGVTSALTASINPEAKDLGFTEPVRAAREAIADLRAERDPDYVVALSHLGRADERLAAETDADVVLGGHLHAETVERFDDTVLTRPGVNGAVCFEVLPATGEVRRHAVDDGPLHADLADHLRDRMAAAGLDEVVAHVATPVERTEAACFHGESRIGNFVADAYRWAGNRAVEDGVDLALQNSGGVRSGPPLTGDVTVGDLISVVPFEEPAVVLELDGAALRAVLAESGGSDVGFGAPDWWHGHVAGAELVYDYAGHDLVDARVGGDPIDDDRTYRLVTAAYLLHTADEFPTLTGLERVATLDTQYQLLVDYARACGIVPTIEGRVERRGL, from the coding sequence ATGACAGGCCCCCGGCTGCTCCACTACTCCGACATCGAGAACGCCTACGACACGCCCGAGCGCATCGGGCGGCTGGCGGGCACCCTGCGCGAGCGCCGCGCCGCCGACCCAGAGAGCGCGCTGGTCTGTGGGACCGGCGACAACGTCGCGCCGGGCGTGCTGGCGCTGACCACGAAGGGGGGCCAGGCGCTGGACTTCTTCGGGGCGGTCGGAACCGACGTGGAGACGTTCGGCAACCACGACTTCGACTTCGGCCCCGAGCGCACGCGCGAACTCGTCGCCGAATCGCCACAGCAGTGGGTGACCGCCAACGTCGAGGAGGCCGGCTCGCGCTTCGCCGCCGAGCACACCCTCCCGTGGACCGTCCGGGCGGCCGGTGGCGCGACCGTGGGCTTCGTCGGCGTCACGAGCGCCCTGACGGCCTCCATCAACCCCGAGGCGAAGGATCTGGGCTTCACCGAGCCCGTCCGCGCCGCCCGCGAGGCCATCGCCGACCTCCGGGCCGAGCGCGACCCCGACTACGTGGTCGCGCTGTCGCATCTCGGCCGGGCTGACGAACGCCTTGCGGCCGAGACAGACGCCGACGTGGTCCTGGGGGGCCACCTCCACGCCGAGACCGTCGAGCGGTTCGACGATACCGTCCTCACGCGCCCGGGCGTCAACGGCGCGGTCTGCTTCGAGGTGCTCCCCGCGACGGGCGAGGTCCGGCGCCACGCCGTCGACGACGGACCGCTCCACGCCGACCTCGCCGACCACCTCCGCGACCGGATGGCCGCGGCCGGCCTCGACGAGGTCGTCGCGCACGTCGCCACACCCGTCGAGCGGACGGAGGCCGCCTGCTTCCACGGCGAGTCGCGTATCGGCAACTTCGTCGCCGACGCGTACCGCTGGGCCGGGAACCGCGCCGTCGAGGACGGCGTCGACCTCGCGCTCCAGAACAGCGGTGGCGTGCGGTCGGGCCCGCCACTGACGGGCGACGTGACGGTCGGTGACCTCATCAGTGTCGTCCCGTTCGAGGAGCCGGCGGTCGTGCTCGAACTCGACGGCGCCGCGCTCCGGGCGGTGCTGGCCGAATCCGGCGGCTCCGACGTGGGATTCGGCGCCCCCGACTGGTGGCACGGCCACGTCGCGGGCGCCGAACTCGTCTACGATTACGCCGGCCACGACCTCGTCGACGCGCGCGTCGGCGGCGATCCCATCGACGACGACCGGACGTACCGGCTCGTGACGGCGGCCTACCTGCTCCACACCGCCGACGAGTTCCCGACCCTGACCGGACTGGAGCGCGTCGCGACGCTGGAC
- a CDS encoding DUF5816 domain-containing protein: protein MEEHEGPDGTLYVALDEAERGQKGPFLVAYASPAREERWGYYCTNCGTFDNAMDSMGRVRCNVCSNYKKPDEWDAAHE, encoded by the coding sequence CTGGAGGAACACGAGGGGCCGGACGGGACGCTGTACGTCGCGCTCGACGAGGCCGAGCGCGGCCAGAAGGGTCCGTTCCTGGTCGCGTACGCCTCTCCGGCGCGGGAGGAACGGTGGGGCTACTACTGCACCAACTGTGGGACGTTCGATAACGCGATGGACTCGATGGGCCGAGTGCGGTGTAACGTGTGCTCGAACTACAAGAAACCGGACGAGTGGGACGCTGCGCACGAATAG
- a CDS encoding type IV pilin: MPSRRQFLLSSAALGAATLPGTAAAASPSRPTADVDAALNAFGSGAVSGRIAPRSLPRIGAAADRVAAEAPAVADNVAGRLPSTADTLAARDGALGSLADAPLHVETVAPAIGGVAALAVGVDFTARGPVVRARVTGSEGAPARAEALDALAAAGLPVAALDPFAVRDGDDLALYAGVADRDDEQPFVLALLLVVLAAVVGTFVLGLGSSTSGSSSGGGSAREVPQVAFSFEYSADTQRVTITHDGGDSVDANELQVVYESDGSRAVERWQDDDGRVTAGDSFTTSRPIASGATLRVVWQSSDGNSGAVLGEFTAP; the protein is encoded by the coding sequence ATGCCCTCTCGACGGCAGTTCCTGCTGAGTAGCGCAGCACTCGGCGCGGCGACCCTCCCAGGCACCGCCGCCGCCGCCAGCCCCAGTCGCCCGACCGCCGACGTGGACGCCGCCCTGAACGCGTTCGGTTCCGGTGCCGTCAGTGGTCGCATCGCGCCCCGTTCGCTCCCGCGAATCGGTGCAGCCGCCGACCGCGTCGCGGCCGAGGCACCAGCGGTGGCCGACAACGTCGCCGGGCGACTTCCATCGACCGCCGACACGCTCGCGGCGCGTGACGGCGCACTCGGTTCGCTCGCGGACGCGCCCCTGCACGTGGAGACAGTCGCCCCAGCCATCGGCGGCGTCGCCGCGCTCGCCGTCGGCGTCGACTTCACCGCTCGCGGACCCGTCGTTCGGGCGCGGGTGACAGGCTCCGAGGGCGCACCCGCCCGGGCGGAGGCGCTGGACGCGCTCGCGGCGGCCGGACTCCCGGTCGCCGCGCTGGACCCGTTCGCCGTCCGGGACGGCGACGACCTCGCGCTGTACGCCGGCGTCGCGGACCGGGACGACGAGCAACCGTTCGTCCTCGCGCTGTTACTGGTCGTCCTCGCGGCCGTCGTCGGGACGTTCGTGCTGGGGCTGGGCAGCAGTACGAGTGGCAGCAGCAGCGGGGGTGGTAGCGCGAGAGAGGTCCCACAGGTCGCGTTCTCGTTCGAGTACAGCGCCGACACCCAGCGCGTGACCATCACCCACGACGGCGGCGACAGCGTCGATGCGAACGAACTGCAGGTGGTCTACGAGAGCGACGGGAGCAGGGCGGTCGAACGATGGCAGGACGACGACGGCAGGGTCACCGCGGGTGACTCGTTCACCACGAGCCGACCCATCGCCTCGGGCGCGACGCTCCGGGTCGTCTGGCAGAGCAGCGACGGGAACAGCGGTGCCGTGCTGGGCGAGTTCACGGCCCCGTAG